The DNA segment CCTCCAACTAGCTAATCAGACGCAATCCCCTCCTTCAGTGATAGCTTATAAATAGAGGCCACCTTTCATCTATCCTCGATGCCGAGGTTAGATCGTATGCGGTATTAGCAGTCGTTTCCAACTGTTGTCCCCCTCTGAAGGGCAGGTTGATTACGCGTTACTCACCCGTTCGCCACTAAGATTGATAGAAGCAAGCTTCCATCGCTCTTCGTTCGACTTGCATGTGTTAAGCACGCCGCCAGCGTTCGTCCTGAGCCAGGATCAAACTCTCCAAGATATCTTGAAGCTATTTGAATAGCTCATTATTTGTTGTCGTTACATTTAAGTAACTTTGAATTATGGTTGGTTTTGACTATGTCAAAACCCGCACTCTGGCATATGTTCAATCGTATTGATTGATTACCTATCATTGTTCAGTTTTCAAAGATCTGTACCAGTTTCCACGACCTCTTTCGAAGTGTTTCATCAACTGGCGACTTGATTATTCTATCAAGTTCAGCTCATTCCGTCAAGCACTTTTTCAAAACTTTTTTAGAAGTTTTTTGCTTGTCGTTTGTGCTGTGTCCTAACGACTTGTATAAGTATAGCATAAATAAAAATATCGTCAACACATAAAGTGGCCATTTTTACAACTTCATTTTATTTTCACTACACATTTCAAAAATTACTTCTAATTTCGACAAATTTAAGGATTTAAATTTTATAACACTATTTTCTCTTTTATCTTTATTCATATTATTTTTAAGTACTATCTTATAAACCTATAAGCTTATAACTGTTTGATAAAAGAAAAATCCTTAGAACATACCATAAAATACATTCTAAGGATTGATTATTATATTGTGTCTAATAGTCTAATACGGTTAGTAGCTTTTACTATATCACTATATTTGTTTTACAGTTCTAGAGGCGTATACCTCTTTATCCATATATGATATAAAGCCAACGCTACAATCATTGTCACCGCTGTAAACATATAAAGATACTGATATCCTACAGCACTAGCTAACAGAGCAAGAATGACAGATCCCGCCCCCACACTTATATCTAATGCTAAAAAATATGTTGCTGTCGATACCCCAGCCCGTTCTATTGGTGCTGATTGAATGGCTAACGCTTGAAATGCTGGTTGTGCTGCACCATAACCTAAACCTAACAAAGGGGCCGTTAATATTATGGTTAATGGCGTAGTAGCTATTCCTAACGCTAATAGTCCTAGTATAAAGAGTACTAGGCCTGGGTAGATAATATATTTAGAGCCATACCGAGCATATGCTTTTCCTACTAGAGGTCGACTGATTATGATTATTACAGCAAAGATAGCAAAAAATGCACTGCCCCAAATACCAGACCCCATACTATTTAACTCAATGGGAATAAATACTAACACACCAGAATAGGTAAAGCCAATAAACAGTCCCATTAAAGCCCAAGGCAAACTTCTTTTTTCAATAAATTGAGATATATGCCACCCTTTGTGAGTAGATGGTTTAGGCATTGCTAATTCTTTTGATAAGGGAATACTATTACTCAATACTAGGACTAACCCTGTCATAATAGTTAAGAAAAGATAGAGAGCTATACTACCATATGAAGCAAGTGCATATAAGCCTATTGCAGGCCCCAACACCATTGCCACATTCGAAAAGATAGCAAACATATTGATGCCCTCCCCCTTTCGATTAGGAGGTAACACCAATACCGCCAACGCCGCCATTACAGTTGTGCCTAAAGCAAATACAACACCATGTAGCCCCCGCAATACAAAGATGGCTTCTAAAGAGGTTGTAAAATTAAAGAGCCCCATAATGATGAAAAATAAAGCAGTTGATAGTAGTAATACAACTCGTTTGTTAAAGCCATCAATCAAGCGACCTGCAAAGAGCCTACATACAATTGTTCCTATTTGAAAATAGGTCATCGCTAATCCCGCATCTAAATCACTTCCACTTAATTCAGAGGTTATAACTATCGGCAAGGCTGCTACGAGAACATATTGTGTCATATATAAAATGCCACTGCTTATACCATAGTTTATAAAAGCAGGGCTCCATAATCGATTTGAATCCATTTATCTATCCCCTTTTCAACATTGTGTTACTTTGCTATTTTACGCCCCCTATACAAAGAATTCAATAAGTATAGACCTTACTATATACATATCCTATACATATATGTATGAGTTATCCATGGTAATAATTTATTAGTAGATGATACATAAAAAGAACCTCTCTGAATATAATACAGAGAGGTTCTTATACTTTTACCAACAATAGGTAAAAGCATTATATATTATTGTTGATTGCGGATATCGTTTTTGTTGCGACTCTTCCACATAACCCATAAGGATGTAGCTACGCAGATAGAGGAGTACGCACCACTAGCGAAACCAATAATCATACAAAGAGCAAAGTTCTTCGTAGTGTCCCCACCGAATAAATAAAGGGATACACAGGCAAACATAACGGTAGCCAATGTATAGAAACTACGGTGAATACTTTGTGTAATAGACGCATTCGCAAGATCTGCAAATGTGTCAGAACGTTTATGTGTATGTGTATTTTCACGAACACGGTCAAAGATAACTACAGATTCATTCATGGAGTAACCTACAACCGTAAGAATAGCCGCCAAGAAAGACGCATCAATTTCTAATTGGAAATAAGAGAATACACCAAGAACCATAATCAAATCATGGAAAATTGCAACGAGAGCAGAAATAGCAACTTTATATTCAAAACGATAAGAAATATATAATGCTAATGCCGCAAACGCTATAACAAGATTTAACAACGCATGTTCTGTAACTTCAGAACCAATTACAGCACCTACAGTTTCAATACGTTTAACTGTATTGTTACCGATAGATTTAGTCAAAGATTCAATCACAGCGGCACTTTCACTAGGTTCAAGATTACGTGTACGAATCATTACGTCTTCGCCCGCTGTATCACCAGTAGTATCTCCAGAAAGCTGAATTTGTGCGTTTTCAAGATTATATTCTTTTAGGACGTCACGAACTTGACTAACCTCTACAGGTTGATCAAATACAACTTCAACAATCGTACCACCAGTATAATCAATACCAAAGTTAAAACCTTTAGTAAAGATGGAAATCAAACTGATAATAACAAGTGTGGAGGAAATTGCAAACCACCAACGATGATGCTTAATTACGTCTAATGTCATTTGCGTTTACCTCCTTTCAAAGATTTTGGTGCAAATGCGTCAGCACTTGTGCTTGGAGAGATATTCGCACCAAACCAGAATGGATGGTTCGTAAAGTTACAGTCAATAAGTAAGCGTAATAAGAAATGGCTCACAGTAATCGCTGTGAACATACTTACAACAACACCTACGCCTAAGCTGATAGCGAAACCTTTTACAGGGCCAGAGCCTAAGATTGTCAAGATAGCAGCAGTAATGATAACGGATACGTTCGCATCTGTAATTGTTGCTAAAGCACGACTGAAACCAGCTTCCATGGCTACACGCATGGACTTACCGGAGAACACCTCTTCTTTGAAACGTTCAAAGATAAGAATGTTCGCATCTACAGCAACACCCATGGATAAGATAATACCAGCGATACCTGGCAATGTCATAGTTGCATTAAAGCCTTTACCTAATACGAGCAATAAGAGCATAACATATACAAGTAATGCAATATTAGCTACGATACCAGAAAAACGATATAAAATAACCAAGAAAATCATGATCATGGCAATACCAGCACTGAAGGCTACAACAGATTTATCCTTGGAGTCTTGACCCAAAGAAGGACCGACTGTACGCACTTCTAATACATTAATTTTAACAGGCAATGCACCAGAACGTAATAAAATAGCCAAGTCTTTAGCTTCTTCTAAGCTTTGACTACCAGAGATTGTTGCTTTACCACCTGTAATTGCTTGTTGTACTACAGGATTAGTCAATTCTTTACCATCCAATGTAATGGCAATACGACGACCAATATTTTTAGATGTTAAATCAGCAAACTTCTTAGCCCCTTCATCGCTTAATTCAATAGCAACGAGTGGTTGTTTATTTTGACCTAACTCTTCTTTAGCATCTTTTAAATCATCACCAGTCATAACAGTTTGACCTTGGTCGTTTTTAAATTCCAAGACCGCTGTTTTACCGATACGTTTAATCGCTTCGTCAGGATCTTTTACACCTGGCAATTCGATGATAATACGACGAGCACCTTCACGTTGTACTAATGGTTCAGACAAACCCATTTCATTAATACGACGCTCTAAGATTTGCTTCGCTCGTTCCACTGCATCATTGTCAGCTGTACCAGTCGCAGAGTCCTCTGCTTCCAATACGATGTGCGTACCACCTTGCAAGTCTAGACCTTGTTTCAAAGAGCCTGCTAATGGTTGAATAAAATACGCAAATAATCCAATGATGGCAGCAATAACTACTAAAAACTTGATAATAGCTTTACCGTTCAAAATAGTTGCTCCCTTCTACTACTATACGCAATGTATAACGCCTTGCTCCGTTACAATTTTGCTCATCCGTTGGTCCAGTTCATCCATTGGAATTAGTGTATCCCACAATTGTACTGACCAGCATATGCCCATAAATGTACATGGTGAAAGTTCCTTGAGAAATCGATCATAATACCCATTCCCCATCCCCATGCGACCGCCTTGACGGTCAAAGCCAGCACCAGGCACTAAAATCAAATCCAAGTCATGTGGATTAATAACCTCGTATAGCTCAGAGGGAATGCGTATATTTAACACACCCCGAGTGATAGATTCTAGAGACTTAAGACGAACGGCAATCATGGTCGTCTTATCTGTACATACTGGAACATATACGGATTTACCATGTTCTAGAGCATGACGAATAACATCGTCTAAATTGGCCTCCTTAGGCATCGCTAAATAGGCCATAATGCTATTAGCTGATTTATATTCAGGAGTATTGACGATTTGCTCCGTCAACATAGGTGTCCATCTATGACAATCAGCAACGGATAAAGCAGCGCGCTGGGCCTTGCACGCCCGGCGCACTGCTTCCTTTGTATTCATTATTTTTCTTCCTTGTTTTTCTTGGAAAGAACGTTAGCAATTGCAGAGCGTGCAAATGTTAACTCTACTTTTTCAGATACTTGAACCTTTACTTTTTCATCATCAAGTTCAACGATTTCGCCATAAATACCGCCGATAGTAACGATTTTTTGGCCTTTCTTCAAGCTGCCTAACAAATTAGCGCGCTCTTTTTGTTGTTTCTTTTGTGGACGCCACAATAAGAAATAAAAGATTACGACCATCAACAAAATAGGCCAGCTAGTTTGCAACACTTGTAAAATATCTTCCATTTTATCCTCCTAGTATAATAAATATGTTTTTCTTTTCTAGTATAGCCACCTAATATAGATTTGACTAGACTTAATTACTATTTTTTAAAGCTATCCCAAAATTGCATTCTAAATTGTGGGAACCGATCTTCTAAGATGGCTTGTCTCATTTGACGCATAAACTCAAGCAAGAAGTAAAGATTATGGTATGTTACGAGACGCAATGCCAAAATTTCTTCCGCCTTATACAAGTGACGAATATAAGCACGAGAATAATTTTTACATGTATAACATTGGCAGCCTTCTTCTAACGGACCCCAATCATGAGCAAACTGCGCATTTCGAATATTAAGGCGACCGTTCCAAGTCATGGCCATCCCATTTCGAGCAACTCGTGTAGGATATACGCAGTCGAACATATCAATACCACGTGCTACGCCTTCTACAAGGCAATCCGCCGTACCAACGCCCATTAAATAACGAGCCTTGTTAGTTGGCAATAGTGGCGTAGTAAATTCTAAGATTTCATTCATCAAATCATGAGGTTCCCCAACGGATAAGCCACCAATACTATAGCCTTCAAAGTCCATAGCTACCAGCTCTTCCGCACTTTGTTTGCGCAAGTCTTTGTACATACCACCTTGGACAATACCAAACATTCCTTGACAGTCATGGGCTTTACGAGCCTCTTGGCAACGATGAGCCCAACGTGTGGTACGCGCTGTTGAGCGTTTCGCATAATCATGGTCCGCAGGATACGGAATACATTCATCAAAGGCCATCGCAATATCAGAACCTAATTGTTCTTGTACCTTTGTTGCCACCTCTGGAGATAAAAACTGTTTAGACCCATCAATATGAGATCTAAAGGTTACACCCTCCTCAGTAATCTTACGCATATCGCCTAAGCTAAATACTTGGAAGCCACCGCTATCAGTTAAAATAGCTTGATCCCAGTTCATAAATTTATGTAAGCCACCTGCTTCTTCTACGAGTTCAGGACCAGGACGAAGGAATAAATGGTACGTGTTGCTCAAGATGACTTGAGATCCCATCGCCTTTAATTCCTCAGGCGTCATAGTTTTAACTGTAGCTTGTGTACCTACAGGCATAAACATAGGCGTTTGGAAAGTACCATGTGGCGTATGCAATAAACCAGCACGAGCCCCCGTGTGAGGACATGTCTTTTGTAATTCATAAGTAATACTCGGCATAGTCCCTCCTAACGTATAAACATAGCATCGCCAAAGCTAAAGAAACGATAACGTTCGCGTACAGCTTCTTCGTAGGCCGCTAAACAATGTTCACGACCAGCCAATGCACTAATCAACATTAATAATGTAGATTGAGGCAAGTGGAAATTCGTTACCAACGCATCAATCATCTTAAATTTATAGCCAGGATAGATGAAGATTTGTGTCCATCCACTAATGCCTTGTAGGACACCATCATCATTGGTAGCCGACTCAAGGGTACGCACAGAAGTAGTACCTACCGCAATAATACGGCGTCCGTTTCGCTTAGCTGCATTAATACGATCAGCTGTATCTTGAGATACCACGAAGAACTCACTATGCATTTCATGGTCCTCAATTGTCTCTGCTGATACAGGTCTAAATGTTCCAAGACCAACATGCAAAGTAACAAATTCTAGCTCTACACCTTTCGCTTTTATCTTTTCTAATAGTTCAGGTGTAAAGTGAAGCCCTGCTGTTGGAGCTGCAGCTGAACCTTTCTCCTTAGCATAAACGGTTTGATAACGATCTTTATCTTCTAGCTTCTCATGAATATATGGAGGTAATGGCATTTCACCGATTTCTTGTATCACATCATCAAATACACCATCGCAAGTGAATTCAATGATACGACCTCCAAACTCAGTTTTATCTATAACGGTCCCACTTAATCGGTCATCAAATTCGATAACTTGACCAATAGGACATTTTTTACCAGGTTTAACAAGGCATTCCCAGCGATTTTCACCACATGGTGTGAGGAGCAATACCTCAACCTTGCCACCAGAGCCTTGACGTTGGCCATATAATCTCGCAGGAATAACCTTTGTATTATTAAATACAAGTACATCCCCTTCGTGAAGTTCATCTAGCAAATCGTAAAAATGCTCTTTATGCGCAACCTCACCTGTAACCTTGTCTAAGGTCAACAGTCTCGCTGTATCACGAGGCTCTACAGGATGTTGAGCAATTAGTTCCTCTGGTAATTCATAATCAAAATCTGTAACTTTCATCGCAATCCTTATTAGTACATTTTCTTTAATGTAATGCCACTATAGTAGTGACGCAAAATAGTTTGGTAATAATTTGTATCCCCTGGTGTCGCACGCTTAGCCATTTCTGCAGCGCCCCATTGAGACATACCAAGACCATGTCCCCAACCGTGGCCTTTAATATAGACAGTATCATTGCTACCAGTAAAATTATGATACGCCTTACCCGTACCTTTAGCTGGGTTATAATTTACATAAAAATCAAATAGTGTTGATTTCAAGCCTAAAATACTGCGTAAAGAATCTCCATCAATGGTCGTTTTGCCAGAGGTACCTATGAAAGTAGCACTCTTAATTCGGCCAGATACACCGCGGTCAGATGTTTGTTGACCTGGCTTGCCAAGAGGTGTCAATTGAATGCTCTTTAATTTACCAACCCCTTTACT comes from the Veillonella dispar genome and includes:
- a CDS encoding MFS transporter; protein product: MDSNRLWSPAFINYGISSGILYMTQYVLVAALPIVITSELSGSDLDAGLAMTYFQIGTIVCRLFAGRLIDGFNKRVVLLLSTALFFIIMGLFNFTTSLEAIFVLRGLHGVVFALGTTVMAALAVLVLPPNRKGEGINMFAIFSNVAMVLGPAIGLYALASYGSIALYLFLTIMTGLVLVLSNSIPLSKELAMPKPSTHKGWHISQFIEKRSLPWALMGLFIGFTYSGVLVFIPIELNSMGSGIWGSAFFAIFAVIIIISRPLVGKAYARYGSKYIIYPGLVLFILGLLALGIATTPLTIILTAPLLGLGYGAAQPAFQALAIQSAPIERAGVSTATYFLALDISVGAGSVILALLASAVGYQYLYMFTAVTMIVALALYHIWIKRYTPLEL
- the secF gene encoding protein translocase subunit SecF; this encodes MTLDVIKHHRWWFAISSTLVIISLISIFTKGFNFGIDYTGGTIVEVVFDQPVEVSQVRDVLKEYNLENAQIQLSGDTTGDTAGEDVMIRTRNLEPSESAAVIESLTKSIGNNTVKRIETVGAVIGSEVTEHALLNLVIAFAALALYISYRFEYKVAISALVAIFHDLIMVLGVFSYFQLEIDASFLAAILTVVGYSMNESVVIFDRVRENTHTHKRSDTFADLANASITQSIHRSFYTLATVMFACVSLYLFGGDTTKNFALCMIIGFASGAYSSICVATSLWVMWKSRNKNDIRNQQ
- the secD gene encoding protein translocase subunit SecD; the encoded protein is MNGKAIIKFLVVIAAIIGLFAYFIQPLAGSLKQGLDLQGGTHIVLEAEDSATGTADNDAVERAKQILERRINEMGLSEPLVQREGARRIIIELPGVKDPDEAIKRIGKTAVLEFKNDQGQTVMTGDDLKDAKEELGQNKQPLVAIELSDEGAKKFADLTSKNIGRRIAITLDGKELTNPVVQQAITGGKATISGSQSLEEAKDLAILLRSGALPVKINVLEVRTVGPSLGQDSKDKSVVAFSAGIAMIMIFLVILYRFSGIVANIALLVYVMLLLLVLGKGFNATMTLPGIAGIILSMGVAVDANILIFERFKEEVFSGKSMRVAMEAGFSRALATITDANVSVIITAAILTILGSGPVKGFAISLGVGVVVSMFTAITVSHFLLRLLIDCNFTNHPFWFGANISPSTSADAFAPKSLKGGKRK
- a CDS encoding 5-formyltetrahydrofolate cyclo-ligase, yielding MNTKEAVRRACKAQRAALSVADCHRWTPMLTEQIVNTPEYKSANSIMAYLAMPKEANLDDVIRHALEHGKSVYVPVCTDKTTMIAVRLKSLESITRGVLNIRIPSELYEVINPHDLDLILVPGAGFDRQGGRMGMGNGYYDRFLKELSPCTFMGICWSVQLWDTLIPMDELDQRMSKIVTEQGVIHCV
- the yajC gene encoding preprotein translocase subunit YajC is translated as MEDILQVLQTSWPILLMVVIFYFLLWRPQKKQQKERANLLGSLKKGQKIVTIGGIYGEIVELDDEKVKVQVSEKVELTFARSAIANVLSKKNKEEK
- the tgt gene encoding tRNA guanosine(34) transglycosylase Tgt, giving the protein MPSITYELQKTCPHTGARAGLLHTPHGTFQTPMFMPVGTQATVKTMTPEELKAMGSQVILSNTYHLFLRPGPELVEEAGGLHKFMNWDQAILTDSGGFQVFSLGDMRKITEEGVTFRSHIDGSKQFLSPEVATKVQEQLGSDIAMAFDECIPYPADHDYAKRSTARTTRWAHRCQEARKAHDCQGMFGIVQGGMYKDLRKQSAEELVAMDFEGYSIGGLSVGEPHDLMNEILEFTTPLLPTNKARYLMGVGTADCLVEGVARGIDMFDCVYPTRVARNGMAMTWNGRLNIRNAQFAHDWGPLEEGCQCYTCKNYSRAYIRHLYKAEEILALRLVTYHNLYFLLEFMRQMRQAILEDRFPQFRMQFWDSFKK
- the queA gene encoding tRNA preQ1(34) S-adenosylmethionine ribosyltransferase-isomerase QueA produces the protein MKVTDFDYELPEELIAQHPVEPRDTARLLTLDKVTGEVAHKEHFYDLLDELHEGDVLVFNNTKVIPARLYGQRQGSGGKVEVLLLTPCGENRWECLVKPGKKCPIGQVIEFDDRLSGTVIDKTEFGGRIIEFTCDGVFDDVIQEIGEMPLPPYIHEKLEDKDRYQTVYAKEKGSAAAPTAGLHFTPELLEKIKAKGVELEFVTLHVGLGTFRPVSAETIEDHEMHSEFFVVSQDTADRINAAKRNGRRIIAVGTTSVRTLESATNDDGVLQGISGWTQIFIYPGYKFKMIDALVTNFHLPQSTLLMLISALAGREHCLAAYEEAVRERYRFFSFGDAMFIR